In a genomic window of Exiguobacterium sp. BMC-KP:
- the purM gene encoding phosphoribosylformylglycinamidine cyclo-ligase: MSKHYEAAGVSLTAGYESVTRMKKHVARSMRKEVLTGLGSFGAMFDLSQLQLKEPVLVSGTDGVGTKLKLAFALEQHDTIGIDCVAMCVNDIIVQGAEPLYFLDYIALGQAIPAKIERIVAGVAEGCVQAGCTLIGGETAEMPGMYADGEYDIAGFAVGAVEKQKLITGDKVAAGDVILGLASSGVHSNGFSLVRKIVAESGLSYEDEVMMLGHTLGNALLMPTRIYVEAVKAALETEKIQAMVHITGGGFYENVPRVLPEGLGASFDPKKWPTLPVFDWLEQAGDLPRHDMYNVFNMGIGFMLIVKPEDVAEVTARLARENETAYVIGHVTDQEGVRIQGVDA; this comes from the coding sequence ATGAGCAAACATTACGAAGCAGCAGGTGTGAGTCTGACGGCAGGATATGAGTCCGTCACTCGAATGAAAAAACACGTCGCCCGTTCGATGCGCAAAGAAGTATTAACGGGACTCGGTAGCTTTGGTGCGATGTTCGACCTCAGCCAATTGCAGTTGAAAGAACCGGTTCTCGTCAGCGGAACGGACGGGGTCGGTACGAAACTCAAGCTTGCCTTCGCACTCGAACAACACGATACAATCGGGATCGACTGTGTCGCGATGTGCGTGAACGATATCATCGTCCAAGGTGCAGAACCGCTTTATTTCCTCGACTACATCGCGCTCGGTCAGGCGATTCCAGCGAAGATCGAACGCATCGTCGCCGGTGTTGCTGAAGGATGTGTCCAAGCCGGATGTACGTTGATCGGTGGCGAGACGGCAGAAATGCCAGGTATGTACGCAGATGGCGAATACGATATCGCTGGTTTTGCCGTCGGTGCCGTTGAGAAACAAAAGTTGATCACCGGTGACAAGGTCGCAGCAGGCGATGTCATTCTTGGTCTCGCTTCGTCTGGTGTCCATTCGAACGGGTTCTCACTCGTCCGTAAAATCGTCGCTGAGAGTGGCCTTAGCTACGAAGATGAAGTCATGATGCTCGGTCATACGCTCGGCAATGCGCTGCTCATGCCGACACGCATCTACGTCGAAGCGGTCAAAGCAGCCCTTGAGACGGAAAAAATTCAAGCGATGGTGCATATTACAGGTGGCGGTTTCTACGAAAACGTACCACGCGTCTTGCCAGAGGGTCTTGGTGCATCGTTTGATCCGAAAAAGTGGCCGACGTTACCGGTCTTTGACTGGCTTGAACAAGCAGGTGATCTGCCACGACATGATATGTATAACGTCTTCAACATGGGCATCGGTTTCATGTTGATCGTCAAACCGGAAGATGTTGCGGAAGTAACAGCACGCCTCGCTCGTGAAAATGAGACAGCGTACGTGATTGGTCACGTGACC
- the purF gene encoding amidophosphoribosyltransferase → MLYDIKGLNEECGVFGIFGQPNAAQLAYYGLHSLQHRGQEGAGIVTSDGDDLFPHRGQGLVTEVFSEETLTDLRGHHAIGHVRYSTAGGNTLENTQPLHFKSRTGDLALAHNGNLVNADSLKHLLEAEGAIFQTTSDTEVVAHLVKRSKLDTLEDRIADSLARLVGAFAFLFLTEDTLFVAVDPHGLRPLSLGKTPDGGIVFASETCAFDIVGAEFIRDIEPGELVTITEQGMSSRQYMEPRERAMCSMEYIYFSRPDSIIDGVNVHTARKALGKKMYEEAPVEADVVTGVPDSSISAAIGYAEASGIPYEMGLIKNRYVGRTFIQPSQELRERGVKMKLSALRGVVQGKRVIMVDDSIVRGTTSRRIVGLLREAGATEVHVRITAPPITNPCYYGIDTSSKDELISARLMPEEIRQEIGADSLEFLTVPGMVDAIDRPFEGPLKGQCTACFTGEYPTPLGSLELEAKL, encoded by the coding sequence GTGTTATATGACATCAAAGGACTAAATGAGGAATGTGGCGTCTTCGGGATCTTCGGACAACCGAATGCAGCGCAACTCGCCTATTATGGCTTGCATAGTTTGCAACACCGGGGACAGGAAGGGGCAGGAATCGTCACGAGTGACGGCGACGACCTCTTCCCGCACCGCGGGCAAGGACTCGTGACAGAAGTCTTTTCGGAAGAGACACTGACAGATCTTAGAGGACATCACGCGATCGGACACGTCCGGTATTCGACAGCAGGGGGAAACACGCTTGAGAATACCCAACCGCTTCATTTCAAATCGCGGACGGGAGATCTTGCCCTCGCACATAACGGAAACCTCGTCAATGCCGATTCGCTGAAACATCTACTAGAAGCAGAAGGTGCAATCTTTCAGACGACGAGTGATACGGAAGTCGTCGCTCACCTTGTCAAACGTAGTAAGCTCGACACACTCGAAGACCGGATTGCTGATAGTCTCGCTCGTCTCGTCGGGGCGTTTGCCTTTCTGTTCTTAACGGAAGATACGTTATTCGTGGCGGTTGATCCACACGGACTTCGTCCACTGTCACTCGGGAAGACACCGGACGGCGGCATCGTATTTGCATCAGAGACATGTGCCTTTGATATCGTCGGTGCAGAGTTCATTCGTGATATTGAGCCGGGGGAGCTCGTGACGATCACAGAACAGGGTATGTCGTCTCGTCAATACATGGAACCACGCGAACGAGCAATGTGTTCGATGGAATATATCTACTTCTCACGTCCGGATTCAATCATTGATGGTGTCAACGTCCATACGGCCCGGAAAGCACTCGGGAAAAAGATGTATGAAGAAGCACCGGTCGAAGCAGACGTCGTTACAGGGGTACCGGATTCCAGTATCTCGGCAGCGATCGGTTACGCGGAAGCGAGTGGTATTCCGTATGAAATGGGATTGATCAAAAATCGTTATGTCGGACGGACGTTCATCCAGCCGTCACAGGAGTTACGGGAACGTGGGGTCAAAATGAAGTTGTCTGCGTTACGCGGCGTCGTACAAGGCAAGCGTGTCATCATGGTCGATGATTCGATCGTCCGGGGAACGACGAGTCGCCGGATCGTCGGTTTATTACGTGAAGCCGGTGCAACGGAAGTTCATGTTCGTATCACGGCACCACCGATTACGAATCCATGTTATTACGGGATTGATACATCGTCAAAAGACGAGTTAATCTCTGCCCGCTTGATGCCGGAAGAGATCCGTCAAGAAATCGGTGCTGATTCACTTGAGTTCCTAACTGTACCAGGGATGGTCGATGCAATCGATCGCCCATTTGAAGGACCATTAAAAGGACAATGTACCGCTTGCTTCACAGGAGAGTATCCGACACCACTCGGTTCGCTCGAGTTAGAAGCTAAACTTTGA
- the purL gene encoding phosphoribosylformylglycinamidine synthase subunit PurL, with protein sequence MLKQQSEPTPELIQEQRVYATMGLSDAEYQMVVDLLGRQPNYTETGLFSVMWSEHCSYKTSKPVLRQFPTTGSRVLQGPGEGAGVVDIGDEQAVVFKIESHNHPSAVEPYQGAATGVGGIIRDIFSMGARPVALMNSLRFGHLGTPRVNQLFEQVVAGIAGYGNCVGIPTIGGEIGFDRSYEGNPLVNAMCIGLINHADIQKGQAKGVGNSVMYVGAATGRDGIHGATFASEDLGEDTEAKRPAVQVGDPFMEKLLIEACLEIVGHPALVGMQDMGAAGLTSSSAEMASKAGMGIEMHLDDVPQRETGMTAYEMMLSESQERMLLVVKRGREAEIEAIVSKWGLHAVHVGEVIEEKVLRLIHHGDIVAEVPVDALAEEAPVYEKPSRVPAYYEEFQAMEETLPVVEDVVETWRALLRQPTIASKRWVYDQYDHMVQTSTVVAPGSDAAVIRVRGTNKALAMTTDCNSRFVYLDPYVGGQIAVAEAARNIVASGATPLAITDCLNFGNPDKPEGFWQLQQATAGMAEACRVLETPVIGGNVSLYNESAGQAVHPTPVVGMVGLHEQTEWITTQHVKQAGDQIYLLGETTAEFGGSELQYMQFGKSFGRAPQIDLAVEHARLQLLQQAVQAGEVNAMHDVSEGGLAIALAEMTFGTNLGLTVQFDGPTLHLFSESQSRFVVTVPQAHAAAFEQRTGAQAIGVVTNDELLVIETTDTRIEADRSTLQGDWEGAIACYMTSKD encoded by the coding sequence ATGCTAAAACAACAGTCTGAACCAACACCAGAATTGATTCAAGAGCAACGCGTTTATGCCACGATGGGCTTAAGTGATGCGGAATACCAGATGGTCGTCGATTTACTGGGACGCCAACCGAACTACACAGAAACAGGACTGTTCTCAGTCATGTGGTCTGAGCATTGTTCGTACAAGACATCTAAACCCGTCCTTCGTCAATTCCCGACGACTGGATCACGTGTCTTACAAGGACCAGGGGAAGGAGCAGGTGTTGTTGATATTGGCGATGAGCAAGCTGTCGTCTTTAAGATTGAAAGTCACAACCATCCATCCGCTGTTGAACCGTATCAAGGTGCTGCGACAGGCGTCGGCGGAATCATTCGCGACATCTTCTCGATGGGGGCACGCCCGGTCGCGCTCATGAACTCGCTCCGTTTCGGTCATCTCGGTACACCACGTGTCAATCAACTGTTCGAACAAGTCGTCGCTGGGATCGCGGGTTATGGCAACTGTGTCGGTATCCCAACGATCGGTGGCGAAATCGGATTTGATCGCTCATATGAAGGCAATCCACTCGTCAACGCGATGTGTATCGGTTTGATCAACCATGCGGATATTCAAAAAGGTCAGGCAAAAGGTGTCGGGAACTCAGTCATGTACGTCGGTGCAGCTACTGGGCGCGACGGCATCCATGGTGCGACGTTTGCCTCGGAGGATCTCGGAGAAGATACGGAAGCAAAACGTCCAGCTGTTCAAGTCGGTGATCCGTTCATGGAGAAGCTATTGATTGAAGCTTGTCTTGAAATCGTTGGTCATCCAGCACTTGTCGGGATGCAGGATATGGGCGCTGCTGGACTAACATCTTCTTCAGCAGAGATGGCTTCAAAAGCAGGCATGGGCATCGAGATGCATCTCGATGACGTCCCGCAACGGGAGACAGGGATGACTGCCTACGAAATGATGCTTTCAGAATCACAAGAGCGAATGTTACTCGTCGTCAAACGTGGGCGCGAAGCAGAGATTGAAGCAATCGTCAGCAAATGGGGACTCCATGCCGTTCATGTTGGAGAAGTCATTGAAGAGAAAGTCTTACGTTTGATCCATCATGGGGATATCGTAGCGGAAGTTCCGGTTGACGCATTAGCGGAAGAAGCACCAGTCTATGAAAAACCATCCCGCGTTCCTGCGTATTATGAAGAATTCCAAGCGATGGAAGAGACACTTCCAGTCGTCGAGGACGTTGTTGAGACATGGCGAGCACTACTTCGTCAGCCGACGATCGCTTCGAAACGCTGGGTCTACGATCAGTACGATCATATGGTCCAGACATCAACGGTCGTCGCACCGGGATCAGATGCAGCTGTCATCCGCGTTCGCGGTACGAACAAAGCACTCGCGATGACGACCGACTGTAACAGTCGCTTCGTCTACTTGGATCCATACGTCGGTGGACAGATTGCCGTTGCGGAAGCAGCCCGTAATATCGTCGCGAGTGGTGCGACACCACTTGCTATCACGGATTGTCTGAACTTCGGAAATCCGGATAAACCAGAAGGCTTCTGGCAGTTGCAGCAAGCAACAGCTGGTATGGCGGAAGCATGTCGTGTTCTTGAGACACCCGTCATCGGTGGGAACGTCTCGCTCTACAATGAGTCAGCTGGTCAAGCGGTTCACCCGACACCGGTCGTTGGAATGGTCGGATTACACGAGCAGACAGAATGGATTACGACACAACACGTCAAACAAGCAGGTGATCAGATTTATCTGTTAGGCGAAACAACAGCCGAGTTTGGTGGTAGTGAGCTTCAATATATGCAATTCGGTAAATCATTCGGTCGCGCACCACAAATCGATTTAGCAGTCGAACACGCACGCTTACAATTGTTACAACAAGCAGTACAAGCAGGTGAAGTCAATGCGATGCATGACGTTTCAGAAGGTGGTCTCGCGATCGCCCTCGCTGAGATGACATTTGGGACGAACCTCGGGTTGACGGTTCAGTTTGATGGACCAACGTTACACCTGTTCAGTGAATCGCAATCACGTTTCGTCGTTACTGTGCCACAAGCACACGCTGCAGCATTCGAACAACGGACCGGTGCTCAAGCGATCGGTGTCGTCACGAACGATGAGCTTCTTGTCATCGAGACGACAGACACACGGATCGAAGCAGACCGTTCGACCTTACAGGGAGACTGGGAAGGAGCAATCGCGTGTTATATGACATCAAAGGACTAA
- the purQ gene encoding phosphoribosylformylglycinamidine synthase subunit PurQ, translated as MKFAVIVFPGSNCDLDMYHAVKDALGEEAEYVFHTETSLEGYDGVLLPGGFSYGDYLRCGAIARFSPIMEEVKRFAAEGKTVLGVCNGFQILVEAGLLPGVLHRNNGLKFMCRTVELKVENTKTRFTSDYTPGETISIPIAHGEGNYYCDDATYAMLQTNGQIAFTYVDNPNGSRGDIAGITNKAGNVLGMMPHPERAVELLTGGTDGLKLFTSLVKQGAHHAKTTV; from the coding sequence ATGAAGTTCGCGGTCATCGTCTTTCCGGGATCGAACTGTGATTTAGATATGTACCATGCGGTTAAGGATGCGCTCGGAGAAGAAGCTGAATACGTCTTCCATACCGAAACCTCACTTGAAGGCTATGATGGTGTCCTGTTACCGGGTGGCTTCTCTTACGGAGATTACCTCCGTTGCGGTGCGATCGCACGCTTCTCACCAATCATGGAAGAAGTCAAACGCTTCGCGGCAGAAGGGAAAACGGTCCTCGGGGTATGTAATGGATTCCAGATCCTTGTCGAAGCGGGGCTCTTGCCAGGTGTCTTACACCGGAACAATGGCTTGAAGTTCATGTGTCGGACGGTCGAACTGAAGGTTGAAAATACGAAGACACGGTTTACATCGGATTATACGCCAGGCGAGACAATCTCGATTCCAATCGCACATGGCGAAGGCAACTACTACTGCGATGATGCGACTTACGCGATGCTCCAAACAAATGGGCAAATCGCCTTCACGTATGTCGACAATCCAAACGGTTCGCGCGGCGATATCGCCGGGATCACGAATAAAGCGGGTAACGTTCTTGGGATGATGCCACACCCAGAACGAGCAGTCGAGCTATTGACTGGCGGAACAGATGGATTGAAACTCTTTACTTCACTCGTCAAACAGGGGGCACATCATGCTAAAACAACAGTCTGA
- the purS gene encoding phosphoribosylformylglycinamidine synthase subunit PurS, protein MKKVIVSIALRESILDPQGVAVKGGLQQLGFTGVESVRIGKQIELLVETETTEAMIHEMCQKLLVNTVMEDYQITIEEVTPA, encoded by the coding sequence ATGAAAAAAGTCATCGTATCGATCGCATTACGGGAAAGCATTTTAGATCCACAAGGAGTTGCTGTAAAAGGCGGATTACAACAGCTTGGTTTTACCGGTGTCGAGAGTGTCCGAATCGGAAAACAGATTGAACTGCTCGTTGAAACGGAAACGACAGAAGCGATGATTCATGAGATGTGTCAAAAACTACTCGTTAACACGGTGATGGAAGATTACCAGATTACGATCGAAGAGGTGACGCCAGCATGA
- the purC gene encoding phosphoribosylaminoimidazolesuccinocarboxamide synthase: protein MQPLYEGKAKRLYTTQEQDVLRIVYKDEATAFNGEKKEVFAGKGELNNRLTSHFFEILEQAGIPTHFIERVSEREQLVRRVTIIPLEVVVRNVVAGSLSKRLGIEEGTVLEAPIVEFYYKDDTLGDPLVTSSHINLLKIATSEELEELSDKALRVNEVLQPYFRQNGITLIDFKLEYGKTADGTILLADEISPDTCRLWDQETGEHLDKDVFRRNIGSLTETYQTLFNRLGGNTQ, encoded by the coding sequence ATGCAACCACTTTATGAAGGAAAAGCAAAACGATTGTACACGACGCAGGAGCAGGATGTGCTCCGGATCGTCTATAAAGACGAGGCCACGGCATTCAACGGCGAGAAAAAAGAAGTATTTGCTGGAAAAGGCGAATTGAACAACCGATTGACGAGTCATTTCTTTGAAATCCTCGAACAAGCGGGCATTCCGACACATTTCATTGAGCGTGTCTCGGAGCGCGAACAGCTCGTACGTCGTGTCACTATCATTCCACTCGAAGTCGTCGTCCGAAACGTCGTCGCGGGAAGCTTGAGTAAACGGCTCGGTATCGAAGAAGGTACAGTGCTCGAAGCACCAATCGTTGAGTTCTACTATAAAGATGATACGTTAGGCGATCCACTCGTCACCTCATCACACATCAATTTACTGAAGATTGCGACTTCAGAGGAACTAGAAGAGCTGTCGGACAAAGCACTTCGCGTGAATGAAGTCTTGCAACCTTACTTCCGTCAAAACGGAATCACGTTGATTGATTTTAAATTGGAATACGGCAAAACGGCAGATGGAACGATTCTACTGGCTGATGAGATTTCACCTGATACATGCCGCTTGTGGGATCAGGAAACTGGAGAACATCTCGATAAAGATGTCTTTCGACGCAATATCGGTTCACTGACAGAGACATACCAAACACTATTCAATCGCCTAGGGGGAAACACACAATGA
- the purB gene encoding adenylosuccinate lyase, producing the protein MIERYTRPEMKAIWTEQNKFEAWLKVEILACEAWSELGVIPKEDVQLLWDNASFDVNRILEIEQETRHDVIAFTRAVSETLGEERKWVHYGLTSTDVVDTALSYLLKQANDILAADLDRFIDILKVKANEHKYTVMMGRTHGVHAEPTTFGLKLALWYEEMKRNKVRFEAARETVEYGKMSGAVGTFANIDPFIEKYVCEKLGTKPAPVSTQTLQRDRHAHYMSTLALIATSIEKMATEIRGLQKTETREVEEFFAKGQKGSSAMPHKRNPIGSENMTGLARVIRGHMVTAYENVSLWHERDISHSSAERIILPDATGLLNYMLNRFGNIVKNLTVFPENMKRNMDRTFGVIFSGHVLLALIEKGWSREAAYDFVQPRAMQAWEEQIMFRDLLWQEQDIQQLFTEEELDACFDPTYHTSRVDEIFERCGLN; encoded by the coding sequence ATGATCGAACGGTATACACGTCCTGAGATGAAAGCGATCTGGACCGAACAAAACAAATTTGAGGCTTGGTTAAAAGTCGAGATTCTTGCATGTGAAGCATGGAGTGAACTAGGAGTCATCCCGAAAGAGGACGTTCAATTACTTTGGGACAATGCCTCTTTTGATGTCAACCGGATCCTTGAAATCGAGCAAGAGACACGCCATGATGTCATCGCCTTCACGCGTGCCGTCTCTGAGACGCTCGGAGAAGAACGCAAATGGGTCCACTACGGATTAACGTCAACGGACGTCGTTGATACAGCACTTTCGTATCTGTTAAAACAAGCGAACGATATTCTCGCTGCGGATCTCGATCGTTTCATCGACATATTAAAAGTCAAAGCGAACGAACATAAATATACGGTCATGATGGGACGCACACATGGCGTACATGCAGAACCGACGACGTTCGGTCTGAAACTAGCGCTTTGGTATGAAGAGATGAAACGGAACAAGGTTCGTTTCGAAGCAGCGCGTGAGACGGTCGAATACGGCAAGATGTCAGGTGCCGTCGGAACATTCGCGAATATCGATCCGTTCATTGAAAAGTATGTCTGCGAAAAATTAGGGACGAAACCAGCACCGGTTTCAACACAGACGTTACAGCGGGATCGTCATGCACACTATATGTCGACGCTTGCTCTGATCGCGACATCGATTGAAAAAATGGCAACGGAGATCCGCGGTCTACAAAAGACAGAAACGCGTGAAGTCGAAGAATTCTTCGCTAAAGGTCAAAAAGGATCATCGGCGATGCCGCACAAGCGGAATCCGATCGGCTCTGAGAACATGACAGGTCTTGCCCGAGTCATCCGTGGACACATGGTGACAGCGTACGAGAATGTCTCACTCTGGCACGAACGCGATATCTCGCACTCTTCGGCAGAACGCATCATTCTCCCGGACGCAACAGGACTACTCAACTACATGTTGAATCGTTTCGGAAACATCGTGAAGAACTTGACAGTCTTCCCGGAAAATATGAAGCGGAACATGGACCGGACGTTTGGGGTCATCTTCTCGGGACATGTCTTACTCGCTTTAATCGAAAAAGGCTGGTCACGTGAAGCAGCGTATGATTTCGTTCAACCGCGTGCGATGCAGGCGTGGGAAGAGCAAATCATGTTCCGTGACTTATTGTGGCAAGAACAGGACATTCAACAGCTTTTCACAGAAGAAGAGCTCGATGCTTGTTTCGATCCGACGTACCATACGAGTCGTGTCGATGAAATTTTTGAACGGTGTGGCTTGAACTAA
- the purK gene encoding 5-(carboxyamino)imidazole ribonucleotide synthase, whose translation MKRIGILGGGQLGRMMALSAREMGFEILTLDPTDNAPCAQVADQHIQAAFTDVEAAKQLAAESDVVTYEFENISTEVAEAIGTKLIHGTDLLFQTQHRVREKEMIERIGHSVAPYYPVTDSSDLEEAKQQLGLPFVLKTARFGYDGKGQTVIRTEEEFQAAIEQFEPTEYVAEQWLPFDQEISVIVTRSATETRVFPVSENIHQKNILHLSIVPARISESLEQEAIALAESIADAVGLIGTLAIELFVVGSRLIVNELAPRPHNSGHYSIDACETSQFEQHIRAISGLPLGDTRLTTPVVMANILGQHVTALYEELPRLNARTKVHLYGKAEAKTGRKMGHLNILADTVDDALAEVERLSIWKETVQ comes from the coding sequence ATGAAGCGAATCGGAATATTAGGTGGCGGTCAACTCGGTCGAATGATGGCACTGTCCGCCCGTGAGATGGGCTTTGAGATTCTGACGCTTGATCCAACAGACAACGCACCGTGTGCGCAAGTGGCGGATCAACACATTCAAGCGGCTTTCACGGATGTTGAAGCAGCGAAGCAACTTGCAGCTGAATCGGATGTCGTCACCTACGAATTCGAGAACATCTCGACGGAAGTCGCTGAAGCGATCGGAACGAAATTGATTCACGGAACCGATCTCCTCTTTCAAACGCAACATCGAGTACGAGAAAAAGAGATGATTGAACGCATCGGACATTCCGTCGCTCCATACTACCCGGTGACAGATTCTTCTGATTTAGAAGAAGCGAAGCAACAACTCGGATTACCATTCGTCTTGAAGACAGCACGATTCGGATACGACGGAAAAGGACAGACCGTCATTCGGACGGAAGAAGAGTTCCAAGCGGCAATCGAACAATTCGAACCGACTGAGTATGTCGCAGAACAATGGTTACCGTTTGATCAGGAAATTTCCGTCATCGTGACTCGAAGCGCAACAGAGACTCGCGTTTTCCCTGTTAGCGAGAACATTCATCAGAAGAACATTTTGCATCTATCGATCGTACCGGCTCGCATTTCGGAATCGCTCGAACAAGAAGCGATTGCTCTCGCTGAATCGATCGCGGATGCTGTCGGGCTAATCGGTACACTCGCCATCGAGTTGTTCGTCGTTGGATCTCGACTGATCGTCAATGAGCTAGCACCCCGACCACACAATTCGGGTCACTATTCAATCGATGCTTGCGAAACATCCCAATTCGAGCAACATATCCGTGCCATCAGTGGTCTCCCACTCGGTGATACCCGTCTGACGACACCGGTCGTCATGGCGAACATCCTGGGTCAGCATGTCACAGCATTATACGAGGAACTGCCGAGACTAAACGCTCGGACGAAAGTTCACTTATATGGAAAAGCAGAAGCCAAGACAGGTCGCAAGATGGGACATTTAAACATCCTTGCGGACACCGTCGACGATGCTTTGGCAGAAGTCGAACGCCTGTCGATATGGAAGGAGACAGTTCAATGA
- the purE gene encoding 5-(carboxyamino)imidazole ribonucleotide mutase, translating to MGNIEVGVIMGSQSDWETMKHTCDVLEQLEIPFEKKVVSAHRTPDLMFRYAESARERGLKVIIAGAGGAAHLPGMVAAKTTLPVIGVPVKSRALQGIDSLLSIVQMPGGVPVATVAIGEAGAKNAGLLAAQILSIQDERLARKLDHMRVELEGDVIASGGNLL from the coding sequence ATGGGAAATATAGAAGTCGGCGTCATCATGGGAAGTCAATCGGATTGGGAAACGATGAAACATACATGTGATGTGTTGGAGCAACTCGAGATTCCGTTTGAGAAGAAGGTCGTCTCCGCACATCGGACACCGGATCTAATGTTTCGTTATGCTGAGTCAGCACGTGAACGAGGATTAAAAGTCATCATTGCTGGTGCAGGCGGTGCCGCTCATCTACCAGGCATGGTCGCTGCTAAAACGACCTTACCGGTCATCGGTGTTCCTGTGAAGAGTAGAGCACTACAAGGAATCGACTCCTTGCTCTCAATTGTTCAAATGCCAGGTGGTGTGCCGGTCGCAACGGTTGCCATCGGAGAAGCAGGCGCGAAAAACGCTGGATTACTAGCTGCTCAAATTTTGTCGATTCAAGATGAACGGCTTGCCCGCAAGCTTGATCATATGCGTGTTGAACTCGAAGGGGACGTCATTGCATCCGGAGGGAACCTACTATGA